Proteins co-encoded in one Marinomonas sp. IMCC 4694 genomic window:
- a CDS encoding HAD family hydrolase, producing MTSDALSIKTIAFDADDTLWRNEDIFIHAQDAFIELLLPYQNEVFIRSHLGETQVKNLAHFGYGIKGFTLSMIETAIELTEGRISGSEIHQIIQLAKCMLASPVELLDQVEQVLKRLHGRFQLLVITKGDLLDQESKLARSGLADYFDVVEIVSDKTPETYRQILQRHGWKAEEFLMVGNSLKSDVLPVMDIGAKALHISYHSTWEHEQVSEEVLQSYPLLTRLKDISQLEGWLQQTSSR from the coding sequence ATGACCTCTGACGCCTTAAGCATTAAAACGATTGCGTTTGATGCAGACGACACGCTTTGGCGAAATGAAGACATTTTTATTCATGCTCAAGATGCCTTCATTGAATTGTTGTTACCTTACCAGAATGAGGTCTTTATTCGCTCTCATCTTGGTGAAACACAGGTAAAAAACCTCGCGCACTTTGGTTATGGCATCAAAGGCTTTACGCTGTCGATGATTGAAACCGCCATTGAATTGACAGAAGGGCGTATTTCAGGGAGCGAAATTCATCAAATTATACAGCTTGCCAAGTGTATGTTGGCGTCTCCAGTTGAGTTGCTCGATCAGGTCGAACAGGTTTTAAAGCGGTTGCATGGTCGTTTTCAATTGTTAGTTATTACCAAAGGCGACCTGCTGGACCAAGAAAGTAAGCTAGCGAGGTCAGGGCTTGCCGATTATTTTGATGTCGTTGAAATTGTCAGTGATAAAACGCCCGAAACATACCGTCAAATTTTGCAACGTCATGGATGGAAAGCGGAAGAATTCCTCATGGTGGGGAACTCACTGAAATCAGATGTATTACCTGTTATGGATATTGGTGCTAAAGCGCTGCATATTTCTTATCACAGTACATGGGAGCACGAGCAAGTGAGCGAAGAAGTACTACAGTCTTATCCTTTACTGACTCGTTTAAAAGATATTTCTCAACTTGAAGGCTGGTTACAGCAAACATCATCGCGATAA
- a CDS encoding type I DNA topoisomerase has product MTEKPSKLFVTHWEQEFLEQNDAQITSAKVRYRCPKCDSLLMLKQGANGDFWGCEAYPNCDYTANNENGKPVRAKRYLCPSCQSPLRKKTFKENSFWGCSRYPECKVTVEDDKGIPSSTKKYPCRLCGHYLIRKKSKNGYFWGCVTYPTCTHTLNDNNGLPVPKKK; this is encoded by the coding sequence GTGACAGAAAAGCCCTCTAAATTATTTGTTACTCACTGGGAACAAGAGTTCTTAGAGCAAAATGACGCTCAAATAACGTCGGCAAAAGTTCGATACCGATGTCCTAAGTGTGACAGTTTATTGATGTTAAAACAGGGCGCCAATGGTGATTTTTGGGGCTGCGAAGCCTATCCAAATTGTGATTACACCGCAAACAATGAAAACGGAAAACCCGTCAGAGCAAAACGCTACCTATGCCCTTCATGCCAGTCGCCATTGAGAAAAAAAACGTTTAAAGAGAATTCTTTCTGGGGATGCTCTCGTTATCCTGAATGCAAAGTGACCGTCGAAGATGACAAAGGAATTCCATCAAGTACGAAGAAATACCCTTGTCGGCTTTGCGGTCATTATTTGATTAGAAAAAAGAGCAAGAATGGTTACTTCTGGGGCTGTGTGACCTATCCGACGTGCACTCATACTTTAAACGATAACAATGGACTGCCTGTACCAAAGAAAAAATAG
- a CDS encoding SbcC/MukB-like Walker B domain-containing protein produces MKKLNRIVLVNWYLLGAEEINIRGNTAIIGPTGSGKSSLLDAIQTVLTGASKRHLNYNASANDGKASGRSIRSYILGMIDSGSANIKSLGTQPRQDATSYLALVFEDSKTGKESSVGLALSASLSSPEEDVLGRFVLSNVGVRKSDFIDALEGKSYQAKPWIEVRETMKKTALDPYIKSGSASATQYINRYLEELSPSADHLITLDSFLKNFKNALKFVPIASPTRFVQDFVLAEAPLQIGAYQKSLNEYRQLEAKTLEVAKRIDDLELIKQDCEKKHQQEQSSVNYQWIATEARFDELGAKQDDIQDQYELQKEREEEIEEELATQASLIKQLQSQLLRFEQQYEHSDVGLKLQQLEQNKKLLVLQSQQDQKAVLQVRQLTLLLSSLQSYDTLLSTDTINLVKEFAQFDGLISETGQVEGNLKPLTQRLVALNALLDKEKAQVFAQRSLLNRNILNLKDECKQLESDVSSLKGGVSPLSQNTKRLIALLNEANITATPLSHLSEVTDRKWQDAIEGYLGAQREALIVEPDDAEAAIRIFRAHRRQLMGCRVIDTTQTRLWLNRGDQNSALRFIRCNNDHAQAYLNRRLGGIKPVETERELLREDSAMTADGMLKLAGTISTIRFVSHMMVGINTDGMRESREKQLANLSAELMDFLKADQRLEQADSLLGRVMANNQFDVDVIGNASHTLTRLTQELESVEAEISQLQQHDDTELQERIEALKLRIANVELEQKKLDRERQQIAEQFGALNTQKSQLSSALAALDEERSRLTSNAKYNAEFASERYALLEGSMVSGAAIYKEAISRADKANEKARGFDQKVRKEVADHYGKYHHANVDDDIQLDYLESKFEEFEHYVIHQIDVLSETELAKYAKRAELARKEAEETFRSDYVSKLKDSLDQVAHIIRELNHSLKRRPFNQEIYQFRCYPNGDMKDILDLVERFSAQDHANVGGLFDPHLSNDPDHVRAIASIQALISDNEKHQDLADYRKFYNFEVDILDAEGNKKTTLSQRIQTGSGGEHQIPFYLAIAAALSTTYRLHETTDGEIVGGFSLAMFDEAFNKIDMIKTSTCMGFMKDIGLQVIAAAPDDKRAVMAANMDTIISVWREGGAVSIDVAYPKEKGQVLLNGQSDTVLTSP; encoded by the coding sequence ATGAAAAAGCTGAATCGAATCGTATTAGTGAACTGGTATCTACTGGGCGCAGAAGAAATTAATATTCGTGGCAACACGGCCATTATTGGACCGACAGGGTCGGGCAAATCGTCGTTATTAGATGCCATTCAAACGGTATTAACAGGAGCCAGTAAGCGCCATCTCAATTACAACGCCAGTGCCAACGATGGTAAAGCTAGCGGTCGAAGTATCCGTTCTTATATATTAGGAATGATCGATTCAGGCTCTGCCAATATAAAAAGCCTAGGAACACAACCTAGGCAAGACGCGACGAGTTACCTGGCCCTAGTGTTTGAAGACAGTAAAACAGGCAAAGAGTCCAGTGTCGGCTTAGCGTTAAGCGCTTCTTTGTCTTCACCGGAAGAAGATGTACTTGGTCGTTTTGTGTTGTCCAACGTGGGCGTTAGAAAATCCGATTTTATCGATGCATTGGAAGGGAAAAGTTACCAAGCAAAACCATGGATTGAAGTCCGTGAAACGATGAAAAAAACAGCTCTGGACCCTTACATTAAATCGGGCAGTGCGTCAGCAACACAATATATTAATCGTTACCTTGAAGAGTTAAGCCCAAGTGCAGACCACCTCATAACATTAGACAGCTTTTTAAAGAACTTTAAAAATGCGCTGAAATTTGTCCCCATTGCCTCACCCACGCGCTTTGTACAAGACTTTGTATTGGCAGAAGCGCCTTTACAAATTGGGGCGTATCAAAAGTCTTTGAACGAATATCGCCAACTTGAAGCCAAAACGCTTGAAGTAGCTAAGCGCATTGATGACCTCGAGCTGATCAAACAAGATTGCGAAAAAAAGCACCAACAAGAACAAAGTTCGGTTAATTATCAGTGGATTGCCACAGAAGCACGTTTTGATGAACTCGGTGCCAAACAAGACGACATTCAAGATCAATATGAATTACAAAAAGAACGCGAAGAAGAAATAGAAGAGGAGTTAGCCACACAAGCCAGCCTGATCAAACAACTGCAAAGTCAATTGTTACGGTTTGAGCAGCAGTATGAACACTCTGATGTCGGCTTGAAACTTCAACAATTAGAACAAAATAAAAAGCTTCTGGTTCTGCAATCGCAGCAAGATCAAAAAGCCGTTTTACAAGTTCGCCAACTGACCTTGTTACTGTCATCTTTACAGTCTTACGATACACTTTTATCTACGGATACAATAAATTTAGTCAAAGAGTTTGCCCAGTTTGACGGTTTAATCTCTGAAACTGGACAGGTAGAAGGCAATTTAAAACCGCTCACACAAAGACTAGTGGCATTAAATGCATTACTGGACAAAGAGAAAGCGCAGGTGTTTGCACAGCGATCCCTTTTAAACCGTAACATTTTAAACTTAAAAGACGAATGTAAGCAGTTAGAGTCTGATGTGTCTTCGTTAAAAGGTGGCGTTAGTCCCTTATCACAAAACACCAAACGTCTCATCGCCTTGCTAAACGAAGCAAACATCACAGCAACACCATTAAGCCATCTTTCTGAGGTAACAGATAGGAAGTGGCAGGATGCCATAGAAGGGTATTTAGGCGCTCAACGTGAAGCCCTAATTGTTGAACCTGACGATGCAGAGGCGGCGATTCGTATCTTTCGTGCGCACAGGCGACAACTTATGGGATGTCGTGTTATTGACACGACTCAAACCCGACTCTGGTTAAACCGTGGTGATCAAAACTCCGCCTTACGCTTTATTCGGTGTAACAACGATCATGCGCAAGCCTATCTCAACCGTCGCCTTGGCGGCATTAAACCTGTTGAAACCGAACGAGAACTGTTGCGAGAAGACAGTGCCATGACCGCAGATGGCATGTTGAAGTTAGCAGGCACCATTTCTACCATTCGATTTGTCTCTCATATGATGGTGGGTATTAATACTGATGGGATGCGTGAATCTCGTGAAAAGCAGCTTGCCAACCTTAGTGCGGAACTAATGGACTTTTTAAAGGCAGATCAACGTCTTGAGCAAGCCGATTCCCTATTGGGCCGTGTGATGGCTAATAATCAGTTTGACGTTGATGTGATAGGAAATGCCAGTCATACACTGACTCGATTGACACAGGAATTAGAGTCTGTCGAAGCAGAAATTTCTCAGTTGCAACAGCATGATGATACGGAATTACAAGAGCGCATCGAAGCGCTTAAGTTGCGAATTGCTAATGTTGAGCTGGAGCAGAAAAAATTAGACCGCGAGCGTCAGCAAATTGCGGAACAATTTGGCGCTTTGAACACACAAAAAAGCCAGTTAAGTTCGGCATTAGCGGCACTTGACGAAGAGAGAAGTCGCTTGACGTCTAATGCAAAGTATAATGCTGAATTTGCGAGTGAACGTTACGCGTTGCTCGAAGGCAGTATGGTAAGTGGGGCGGCGATTTACAAAGAAGCCATCAGTCGAGCCGATAAAGCCAATGAAAAAGCACGTGGGTTTGACCAAAAAGTCCGTAAAGAAGTTGCTGATCATTACGGCAAATATCATCACGCAAATGTAGACGACGACATTCAATTAGATTATTTAGAATCCAAGTTTGAAGAGTTTGAGCACTATGTTATTCATCAGATCGATGTCTTAAGTGAGACCGAACTCGCCAAATACGCAAAACGTGCTGAACTTGCACGTAAAGAAGCCGAAGAGACGTTCCGATCAGACTATGTATCCAAGTTAAAAGATTCTCTTGATCAGGTTGCACACATAATAAGAGAGCTGAACCATAGCCTTAAACGTCGTCCTTTTAACCAGGAAATCTATCAATTTCGTTGCTACCCTAATGGAGACATGAAAGATATTTTAGACTTAGTAGAGCGCTTTAGTGCGCAGGATCACGCCAACGTTGGCGGATTATTTGATCCACATTTAAGTAACGACCCTGATCACGTGCGCGCTATTGCGTCGATTCAGGCACTTATCTCTGATAATGAAAAACACCAAGATTTGGCCGATTACCGTAAGTTCTACAATTTTGAAGTTGACATTCTCGATGCTGAAGGTAACAAGAAAACCACATTAAGTCAGCGGATTCAAACAGGGTCTGGTGGTGAGCATCAAATACCTTTTTATCTTGCGATTGCCGCGGCGTTATCTACGACGTATCGTTTGCATGAAACCACCGACGGTGAAATCGTTGGTGGATTTTCATTAGCAATGTTTGACGAAGCCTTTAACAAGATAGATATGATTAAAACATCCACTTGCATGGGTTTTATGAAAGACATTGGGTTACAAGTCATTGCGGCCGCGCCAGATGACAAGCGTGCTGTTATGGCTGCCAATATGGACACTATTATTAGCGTTTGGCGTGAAGGGGGGGCGGTTTCAATTGATGTTGCCTACCCAAAAGAGAAAGGACAAGTGTTATTAAATGGTCAAAGTGATACCGTTCTTACATCGCCTTAA
- the hemH gene encoding ferrochelatase: MKNTSDYGVLMINLGTPDGANTADVRRFLREFLSDSRVVDLNPLLWKPILNLIILTIRPPKVAKVYQQVWMDEGSPLLVLSQRLKENVKKALAEKNGYDVPVELAMTYGNPSMEVAANALRKQGVKNIVVVPMYPQFSATTTGAAYDRLMSSLKRCPHWPSLQLLHDYADHPLYITALANSIRKQWEQQGERRHLVLSYHGIPKRYVTNGDPYARRCNTTSKRVAEELGLKDDEWTHVYQSRFGREEWLKPYADATLKAFPSKGIKKINVISPAFSIDCIETLEEITLELGDEFKHNGGEAFEYIPALNDSSDQVDLYLALIEQNTKQWTSL, translated from the coding sequence ATGAAAAATACCAGTGACTATGGCGTTCTAATGATTAACTTAGGCACTCCAGATGGCGCAAATACGGCGGATGTTCGTCGTTTTCTTCGAGAATTTCTTTCTGACAGTCGAGTAGTGGATCTTAATCCTTTGTTATGGAAGCCTATTTTAAATCTGATCATCTTAACAATACGACCTCCTAAGGTGGCGAAAGTATATCAACAAGTGTGGATGGATGAGGGCTCACCTTTGTTGGTGTTAAGTCAACGCTTAAAAGAAAACGTAAAAAAAGCGTTAGCCGAAAAAAATGGCTATGACGTACCTGTTGAATTAGCAATGACTTACGGTAATCCAAGCATGGAAGTCGCCGCGAACGCACTGAGAAAACAAGGGGTCAAAAACATCGTGGTTGTGCCCATGTACCCTCAGTTTTCTGCAACGACAACAGGAGCCGCTTACGATAGATTAATGTCATCTTTAAAACGCTGCCCCCACTGGCCTTCGTTGCAGTTACTGCATGATTACGCCGATCATCCGCTATACATCACTGCGTTGGCTAATTCAATACGTAAACAATGGGAGCAGCAGGGCGAACGTCGGCATCTTGTGTTGTCTTATCATGGCATTCCAAAACGTTATGTTACTAACGGTGATCCTTATGCAAGGCGCTGCAATACAACCAGTAAGCGGGTGGCAGAGGAGCTTGGCTTAAAAGACGATGAGTGGACGCATGTGTATCAATCCCGCTTTGGTCGCGAAGAGTGGCTTAAACCCTACGCGGATGCGACTTTGAAAGCATTTCCTTCAAAAGGGATCAAGAAAATCAATGTCATCAGCCCTGCGTTTTCGATTGATTGCATTGAGACGCTCGAAGAAATCACGTTAGAACTTGGAGACGAGTTCAAGCACAACGGCGGGGAAGCCTTTGAGTATATTCCCGCGTTAAATGACTCTTCTGATCAGGTTGATTTGTATCTTGCTTTAATTGAGCAAAATACCAAGCAATGGACGTCTTTATGA
- a CDS encoding TIGR01777 family oxidoreductase produces MNILVSGATGFIGQSLLKSLSPNEHNIYAVVRKIDTRLHSSVRQFTLETLSNIDKKIDVFINLAGENIASKPWTEKRKKHLYDSRVTLTDSVRLALQHPPSLVISMSAIGFYGVARHGVFSEDTPPKGGFSHELCKAWEDSAHAFLNDQTRIVIFRLGVVLGRGGALNKMRLPFKLGAGGPIAGGKQWFSWVHIDDVVNAITTAMRDQDYVGEYNLVAAELIEQQHFAKAYARSLNRPAVLPTPRWMLNAIFGEMACLLTEGAKIVPKRLEQQGFEFSFDTIEKALEDIENQ; encoded by the coding sequence ATGAACATTTTAGTATCGGGTGCAACGGGGTTTATTGGGCAATCGCTGCTAAAATCATTGTCTCCAAACGAACATAATATTTACGCCGTTGTTAGAAAAATTGACACTCGACTCCACTCCAGCGTTAGACAGTTCACCCTAGAGACACTTTCTAATATTGACAAAAAAATAGATGTTTTCATTAACTTAGCGGGTGAAAATATCGCCAGCAAACCCTGGACTGAGAAGCGTAAAAAACACCTTTACGATAGCCGAGTGACATTGACAGACTCAGTCCGTTTAGCATTGCAGCACCCTCCTTCTTTGGTTATTTCAATGTCGGCCATCGGTTTCTATGGGGTCGCGCGTCACGGGGTATTTTCGGAAGATACGCCTCCAAAGGGTGGTTTTTCTCATGAACTTTGTAAAGCATGGGAAGACTCAGCCCACGCCTTCTTAAATGATCAAACGCGAATTGTCATTTTTAGGTTGGGTGTTGTCTTAGGTAGAGGTGGTGCGCTGAATAAAATGCGTCTGCCTTTTAAACTCGGTGCAGGAGGTCCTATTGCTGGTGGCAAGCAATGGTTTTCTTGGGTTCATATAGACGATGTGGTTAACGCCATTACAACGGCGATGCGCGACCAAGACTATGTGGGCGAATACAACCTTGTCGCTGCTGAATTGATAGAGCAACAGCACTTCGCGAAAGCGTATGCTCGTTCATTAAATCGACCTGCTGTTTTGCCGACACCTAGATGGATGTTAAATGCGATATTTGGCGAAATGGCTTGCTTATTGACTGAAGGGGCTAAAATTGTGCCTAAACGTCTTGAGCAGCAAGGCTTCGAGTTTTCGTTTGATACGATTGAGAAAGCGCTTGAAGACATTGAAAATCAGTAA
- a CDS encoding sirohydrochlorin chelatase encodes MLRKEYDHIILLAHGSPDPLWKQPFEALYAQVTQTYGENNVSLAYMEMTTPSLEDAVAMLGSTVKSVAVLPLFLAVGRHLRHDVPTQITALQREDLHLTLLPPIGDDELVKKAMETAVANHLGKV; translated from the coding sequence ATGCTACGCAAAGAATACGATCACATTATCCTACTGGCACACGGCAGCCCGGACCCTCTCTGGAAACAGCCTTTCGAAGCCTTGTACGCGCAAGTTACTCAAACGTATGGCGAAAACAATGTCAGCCTTGCCTATATGGAAATGACCACGCCTTCTCTGGAAGACGCCGTGGCAATGCTTGGAAGCACAGTGAAAAGCGTGGCGGTATTGCCGTTATTTTTGGCTGTTGGTCGTCATTTGAGGCACGATGTTCCTACACAAATCACCGCCTTACAAAGAGAAGATCTTCACCTAACATTGTTACCACCTATTGGTGATGATGAGTTGGTAAAAAAAGCCATGGAAACAGCTGTCGCTAATCACCTAGGTAAAGTATAA
- a CDS encoding Wadjet anti-phage system protein JetA family protein, protein MLFKHLPDEIFQALSGSNRALVEAVLKDLAEIFYDHAEDPIKDKSVIIESIEDTLHKLDTVAWHDDQKEPFDSPKTLHDYALRIYHRLVNTGWLVEEQELYRVSVLMTPQISMLLRSLIEISQHGKRNYGATVLSILSNLESVAKHPKERGVTLSQSAEASREFSAHLNQILLGIRSLQRELFDSRDPKAIVAGFFDLFVEGILIADYKTLKTSNNPFRFRRQILELAQSFLSDSKTMKEVAQCYVDQQLISMDKALVMVEKDCRDIIQTFSNIEQRLERIDEYRYRLEKRAADTARYMDSSRPGMANKIAGIISDAASYHSLPVLKGMIGAKFVGVASAAQPSRRREPPPPRIMTPVEVSAQAIIIRDQQRRFHEARQVTLPKMQSYLEKQLATGRTKHILDFTIESVEDFVCFDHLRYVGSLGVNAKKIEDEFEIQFTHTYLDVHNFVECREFNVVRRSKA, encoded by the coding sequence ATGTTATTTAAGCATTTGCCTGATGAAATTTTTCAGGCATTGAGCGGCTCTAATAGAGCGCTGGTGGAAGCGGTATTAAAAGATCTAGCTGAGATATTTTATGATCACGCCGAAGATCCGATTAAAGACAAATCGGTTATTATCGAATCCATTGAAGACACGCTTCACAAGCTGGACACTGTTGCTTGGCACGACGACCAAAAAGAACCCTTCGATTCGCCTAAAACCCTCCATGATTATGCGCTTCGGATTTATCATCGCTTAGTAAACACGGGCTGGTTAGTTGAAGAGCAAGAGCTGTATCGTGTTAGCGTGTTGATGACCCCACAAATCTCCATGTTATTAAGGTCGCTTATTGAGATAAGCCAACACGGCAAGCGTAATTATGGGGCAACGGTTTTGAGTATTTTGAGCAACCTCGAATCGGTTGCTAAACACCCCAAAGAACGTGGTGTCACACTCAGCCAATCGGCCGAAGCCTCTCGAGAATTTTCAGCGCATCTTAACCAAATTCTGCTTGGCATTCGCAGTTTACAACGAGAATTGTTTGATAGCCGTGACCCCAAAGCCATTGTTGCCGGCTTTTTTGATCTATTTGTAGAAGGTATCTTAATCGCTGACTACAAAACACTGAAAACCAGTAACAATCCTTTTCGCTTTAGACGTCAAATATTAGAATTAGCCCAATCGTTTTTAAGTGATTCCAAGACGATGAAGGAAGTGGCTCAGTGCTATGTTGATCAGCAGCTTATTTCCATGGACAAAGCACTTGTCATGGTTGAGAAAGATTGCCGCGACATCATTCAAACGTTTAGCAATATCGAACAGCGCTTAGAACGTATTGATGAATACCGTTATCGACTCGAAAAAAGAGCGGCGGATACAGCGCGCTATATGGACAGTTCGCGACCTGGTATGGCCAACAAAATAGCGGGCATTATCAGTGATGCGGCTTCTTATCATTCTCTGCCAGTGCTTAAAGGAATGATAGGAGCAAAGTTTGTCGGAGTGGCCTCTGCAGCACAGCCTTCTCGTCGTAGAGAGCCACCTCCGCCTCGTATTATGACCCCTGTCGAAGTGTCTGCTCAGGCCATCATAATTCGAGACCAACAACGTCGTTTTCATGAAGCCCGTCAAGTCACTCTTCCTAAAATGCAGAGTTATTTGGAAAAGCAATTAGCCACTGGACGAACAAAGCACATTTTAGACTTTACTATTGAGTCTGTTGAAGATTTCGTCTGCTTTGACCACTTGCGCTATGTTGGGTCTTTGGGTGTAAATGCAAAGAAAATTGAAGACGAATTTGAAATACAATTTACCCACACCTATTTGGATGTGCATAACTTCGTTGAGTGTCGCGAATTTAATGTGGTACGTAGGAGCAAAGCGTAA
- a CDS encoding STAS domain-containing protein: protein MSITVTLKEDQDTAVIAVVGSFDFSLFNDFRVAYSDLLKSYRYYVVDMTMVEYLDSAALGMLLSMRNFIASDSHIQLRGANAFIKNILMISRFDKRFDIQ, encoded by the coding sequence ATGAGCATAACAGTCACTTTAAAAGAAGATCAAGATACGGCTGTCATCGCCGTTGTCGGTAGCTTTGATTTTTCATTATTTAATGACTTTAGAGTCGCTTACAGCGATCTTTTGAAGTCTTATAGGTATTATGTTGTCGACATGACGATGGTGGAATATTTAGACAGCGCGGCACTGGGAATGTTGTTAAGTATGCGGAATTTCATCGCCTCTGACAGCCATATTCAACTCCGCGGAGCCAATGCGTTCATTAAAAATATTCTGATGATTTCTCGTTTTGATAAGCGTTTTGACATTCAATAA
- a CDS encoding DUF4194 domain-containing protein — protein sequence MLRELKKVVEESGKDAQEFQHTANFLIANQFASAYKHGQRKHYLLLESYQDYFGRLFDALGMTLYLNENERLAGLLPVQKEAFVRLKTDETLFLLVLRQIYEEKIENFEVDNGFVATDTRHVLNRFVQLVKRDIPNETRFKDILALLSRHGVLIRGKSYEEDSKNQIINITPVVRLIVTEAYLRQLESFNDTDPDEDDVVELEANDAQDTPQD from the coding sequence ATGCTGAGAGAACTAAAAAAAGTGGTGGAAGAGTCTGGAAAAGACGCGCAAGAATTCCAGCATACGGCCAACTTCCTAATTGCGAATCAGTTTGCCAGTGCCTACAAGCACGGCCAGCGTAAACATTATTTACTGTTGGAGTCTTACCAAGACTATTTTGGTCGTCTGTTTGACGCACTTGGCATGACGCTGTATCTCAATGAAAATGAGCGCTTGGCGGGGCTTTTACCGGTCCAAAAAGAAGCCTTTGTTCGACTTAAAACAGACGAGACTTTGTTTTTATTAGTGCTACGTCAGATTTATGAAGAAAAGATCGAGAATTTCGAAGTCGATAATGGTTTTGTGGCTACGGATACCCGCCATGTTTTAAACCGCTTTGTGCAGTTGGTCAAACGTGACATTCCTAATGAAACACGCTTCAAAGATATCTTGGCGTTGCTAAGTCGACATGGCGTATTGATTCGGGGCAAATCTTATGAAGAAGACAGCAAGAATCAGATAATCAATATTACGCCAGTTGTTCGTTTAATCGTGACAGAAGCTTATTTAAGACAATTAGAGTCATTCAACGATACAGATCCTGATGAAGATGATGTTGTTGAACTGGAAGCCAACGACGCACAAGACACTCCTCAGGATTAG
- a CDS encoding BolA/IbaG family iron-sulfur metabolism protein — protein sequence MIQEKIDQCLKDSMDVHFMTLENESSMHNVPAGSESHFKLILASDAFKGKRLVQRHQLVYSILSEEMKQIHALAMHLYTQKEWTERNEMAPSSPQCHGGE from the coding sequence ATGATACAAGAAAAAATAGATCAATGTCTAAAAGACTCAATGGATGTGCATTTTATGACACTGGAAAATGAAAGCAGTATGCACAATGTACCTGCGGGAAGCGAATCACACTTTAAGTTGATTTTAGCCAGCGACGCCTTTAAAGGAAAGCGATTAGTGCAGCGGCACCAGCTTGTGTATTCCATTTTGTCAGAGGAAATGAAACAGATTCATGCCTTGGCAATGCACCTGTATACACAAAAGGAATGGACTGAGCGCAACGAAATGGCGCCTTCCTCGCCGCAATGTCATGGGGGAGAGTAA